The genomic region AGAAAATTGTAAATAGCCTATACTATGCGTGTCTTTGTTGAACGGTCATCATGGGATTAACTCTATTTTCCAATGTGCCTAAAGCTATGTGAATATGTTAGTGTGTAGATGGACAATAGATCTTAAGTGGAGTAACAGTTTTGGGATCTAAGCCATCTTTGTCTTCTATGATGTGTAGTGTTCAGCCTGGAAAGTCTAGATCTTTACCAGGTGGTTATGCCATGAGGGTGTAGGTGCCATGCTGGTGGAGGTGTGTGTTCGGTGTTCATGTCTGGGAGATGGGTGGAAACTAATCTATAACAATTTGTGTTGCAGAATTTAGCTCCGGTGCTACACCGGGAGgccatgtaaatatatatagtgAATTACTACTGTGAGGTGTGAATGGCCCCTTCAAGTGTCTTCACACCCATCTCTCAGATCTCAGGTAATGTTCTAACAATTCCGCTGTCCTGGCTTGAGGCAGTCAGGGTCAGGCACCTTCCTGGTGTCAGTCCTCCACGGAATTGCAACAGTTCACCTGAGACAGAAACAAATGCAGAGAGAACTACagttaattttaaagttttcaaCAGCTTCATATTCAGACATGTGGAGCTATTTCAATTGCACCGTTATCATGTCTATTGCAATTTTACTTCCAGAGTTTCATTGGCCAGATCTAAATTTTGGCTGTTGTTTCAGTGCAGTCTAAGTGTGTCACACCTAAAGCTGCTCTTGCAGGTTAATCTTTCACAGTCTGCTGTGTCATGAGCATTAGAGATCCCAGTTCTGTTAGGGAAACTTTAAATTAACAAGTGTTTCCATCACCCTCCTAATCAGAAACTCAAATGGGCTGATGCCCATGTCCTTAGTTTTAGTCACTCTCTAAAGTGCAAAGTTCAGAGTTACTGAATCCTGTTGTAAGGAAAGCATTTTCATGGTTTATGTAATTTGTGAATCACATTGTAGCCACATGGCAATTCTGTGCTCCTGTACATGGTTTTACTCTAGCTATATGGAAAAAAGCTGAGTTATCCACTTAGGAGGCAAATAAATTCAACATAGTCACACATGCAACTAGAAATTGCTATACAATTCTAGTACTACccatattattccaatttacaCAAGATACATGGCCTAGAATGCATAGCATCTACAGCCTTTACCTAAGTGTTCAAATAACACTTACAGTAACGCAATCATGTGTTTTAAAGAATAAACTCGGCTAGTCTATGTGTACATATAGTATCACAAACAACTTTAATGTGTGTTCTATGCACACAATGTGTTTAGCACAATTACAGatttgaaaatacaaacatgatCATGTGGGTAAAGTTATTTCACTTGGTTTGTCATTCACACATTTGATTAATGTAGATCTCTGTCTGATGTTTAGCATTTCACACCCTCCTTGTAGATTTAATTTTCCGATCAGACTCAATTTTAGATGGTGCACCCCAGTGAAAGATGATTTGGTCTGCTATCACACTTCTAGTGCTTTTGTAAGGGCAAAAAATGAAAgcataccccccccccccccccccttttggCAATGTGTAGTGGATTAATGAAATCGAATTTACAGGATGAATGTATCaccattcttttttttaatgcccTGCTTGGtgattataatataatgtatattataatttgatttataatataattatattatattaaaaatagtataaattaaataatattatttctgGTCTCTGGAGAGTCTCTGGAACAACTTAGTTGTCAGTGTTTGTTTTGCAGAAGGCAATTCTGGTGATTTTGTCCCGCAGTCACAGCTGTACTGGCATATACATTGAGTGTACAACAATGGTCACGCTTAAAGCCAATGAAGGACTGCTGTTGAAAACATCCAATGAATTGCAAGCACATGCTGGGTGCATGGTCAAATCTACACTCAGTTTCTCTTTTTAGATCTAAGATGTCACAGattgttaaaaatgtgacaTCCTCGTGTCAATACATTTGAATAATGAAAAGGCTTGGCTCAGGGTTGATGCAATGCACAATCTCTGTTTTCAGATTTCAAAGgcctatttatttcatttagtcTATTTAAAGACTATATGAAAACACAGTGACCATTTTTCTCATTTACCAGATGATAGATTTAATTTGTGTTACTATTTAGCTAACCGATTCTATGGACCAGGGAGGAAAAGTATATGTTCTTGGAGTGGTTATACCAATTGGCTCAGCTATGAGCTACTCTCAAAAACATTGTCATGTATTTTATTGactaaaatatagtaaacaCATCACTATCATTCTGTGTATCAGATTAGGATTTAAACTGTTTAGGATTATCACCTCTTAATTATTTGTAGTCAAATGTTATTCTGCTTCGTAGCAGTAAGAGCTGAGGTGTAATTCTGGCCTGTCAAAAAGATCTTAACTTTTACCTGTGTTGCATCACATTACTCTTCTTTTTCCAAACTTGCTTTTCATAAACAATGCATTAACCTGCCTTTCCATTTATCAAATCATACGTTCTCCAAttgtttatacattttgaatttttcatTCCGCTTGCTAATTCTCATCAAGGTGTTGCTAGTTTGTTGCAACAAAGCCAATAAAATAATGGAGAAGGCATTTTGCTGATTATTAAAACTTATTTACAGCTCTCCATTAAGTACCAGAATATAATTTGGAAGATGTTATTCCAATTTTAGGTTTGATCTCTTGTTGCTTAAGCAAACAAGGAGATCTTAAAAATTTATTGCAAGGGATGACTTTTCTGATCTACGCTGCCACTATCATGTTCCTGAAGCAATGTGGTTATGTCTAATACTCCAACCCCACCGGATTTCGGTATCCGGTCTAACACTGGGTATTCCGACCCATTCTATAAATGTGTCTATGGGATGCATATGTTTTCCCTCAACATTTctaaaaaatgaataagaatTGACTTACCACAGCAGCTGAAGAAAAGAAGAAGATCAAACCCTTGCTTATTGCAAAAACCAATATTTTGCTGAAAGGAGATCACGGAGGATGGTCACCACTTTGTAAGGCCCGCCCAATCGGCCCAATGGCGGTTTCCCACAGGACGGGGAAGGTCTCTTGTCCtggacactcagcaatgtgcTTCATCTGAATACAGAGTCGCCCTGAGCCTTttgcaacatttctttaaatactcagaccaagacaAAACATCCCCCAATGTGAGGCATGAACTTACAATCAGAATTTGCATTGACTAGGGTCACAGACCTCAGGGGTTCGCACCTTGCTGTGGAACAGGAGGTAATTTAGATGAAAGACCCTGGGAAAGGGACACACCCATGGTTGCAACCAAAGTATCCCTAAACTCTTAAAACCTTTAATACCTTTGGTTTACTTTCATGTAGACAAGACCATTGTACCAgttgcactgagacatttcaaatgataccaaacattgTATAGCATTCTTTGATGattgttcacattaaaccagatagattttgggtgaactttagGTCATCTCTGCATGTAGAGAGAAGAAATGGGGGAAGAGGGTGAAGGAAGTGAAATGTAGATTAAGGCAAATGCTGAGGTGTGATTGACTCAGTGTGATTGCGTCTCCGGTGGGGATGCTATTTTGCAAGagagagttcaaatgttaatttcctttgttttctcaaagaGTAGCCCTTTCTTGGTCCAGGCACTCTAGCATCAGTCTTACAAGCACAATGAACAAAACTTTGCAAACATGTTTCAAACTCACTTCCCATGTGTGTCTGATAAAGATAACGACAGGAATGCAAAATCATCATGACATTTGAACTGTTAAACTTTGCAAATTGCATAACATTTCCAGTTCCCTCTTTTTCTTGCAGCTCCTGTCAGTGTACTGTACTCagttaaaaattaatatatcaGTAAATCATATGTATATAACTCACTGAGACTTATTGATTTCcagtacaaaaaaatatatatatataataattttagtaTGGGAGAAAGTGGGCAATTGTAACACAAAATTTCTTTCATCACTAACAAACTACAGTTCAGAGACTTACCCATCATTTGCAAAAGTCTTATGTATTTATACAGCTGTCTAAAAGCTTGATGCCTTTGAATTCAAACTTATATTCATGTTTTTTCTTGTCTGTTTACTGTTCTCTGTTTTGCTTACTACCATACAAAACGTTATCACAGCTGTAAGATCACGGGCAACTGTAACactcattttgaaataaaaagttcataaatgaATTGAACAAAACGCataatgaatattatttaatCAAAGATGAAAACATAATCAGCataacttttttcaaaaaattacaatatactGTAGACTGCACATAGTCATCTGTTATaaacacatttgtttaaaaacttgagttatgaaaaaatataaatgttacagTTGTCCCTGATGTGCTTTACTTTGGTATTTTCCTTTCATTCAACCAAAAATTAActgaatcaatcacattttcAGCAGGTGTAGTAAAATGGAAACAGACGTCTCTGTTTCATTAGCCACTGGATGACTCTAAAATATGACATCCTATCAGATAAATTGCTATTTGTGTGCTACAgattcaattaatttttttttaaaaattgctttTATTTCAGGTAACAGTAATAAACTGACAAGAATATTGCACTGAAATTTGCAACACAATGTAACATCATAAATGAAGATGTTCGGAATCGGGTTTTGTTTACCTAATAAGGACCGATAAATTGAAAGAAGTTTTCATTGGTGTTGAACCATAAGGCGCACACATTTGCGACAGAGCAGCTGGGTATAAATACAGCTGATTTCAAGCAATGATCTGAGTATTGCAGAACAGAGTGTTACGAACACTATTGCAGAGGTGAATTCTGATGCACTTGGTATGACATTTTGCTGTATTTCCATTCTTAGTGTTTTAAAACTTGCTCATGCATATATTCAATACcttatttataataatgttgatTTTAATAGGGCTTTGCCAGCATGTGGATTTCTGCAACATTCATTCTTTTTGCACTGGTTCTAAATGGAGTCGTGGAATCCAGATCAGGTACAGTAAATGAACAAattttttgttggttttttGCATCTGTTCAAACTGCAGATAACGAGGAAGTTTGCAGATTCTACTTTCCTTGATGAAAGTGCTTACATTCAGGATTTTCATCATTCACTAAATACTAATCTCTCATTTTTATTCAATCTTCTTTACAGAACCTATTGGTCGAAGATGCCCCACTGGCTGGGaaaaatttggaacacaatgttttaaatttttcagCGAGTCCAAGCCATGGGCTGATGCAGAGGTAAGTTTGTGTTTTCCATAATATAGATATTACATGATTAAAGTGCAAGTTACACTTTTTTACAAAGGTAGTGTTTATGGGTCCCCAAATACTGTACCATATTAACTGTGCACTTTGGTTTACAGCTAAAAATATAGACAAGATAAAAATGAAGTTTgtattgtgtttatttcatgcatttaaaaaaaaaaaaatctacagtGAATGTTAAGCGTTTCAATTCTCAAATAAAAATCCTGCTTGTTGGTTATTATGCCATGCACTTTTCAATGATTATGACAAACTATTTATGTCACGTACTCCCCGCCCCCCAATGCAGTGTACTTTAAAACTCTTTCTCCTTACAGAAACACTGTGTTGATCTCGGAGGAAACCTTGCATCTGTTCACAGTGACCTCACTCACACTTTTCTGAAAAACTTTGTGAAAAAACAATCCAGTCGCCCCACCCGATCCTGGATTGGTGCTCATGATGCAACTAAGGTAGCTGATTTTTTCATTTCCCTTTAAATATCAGGAAGGAACACATCATGCTCTGTTAAGTCATAATTATAGTCAAAAATATGTTCAAGTAAgttcatctcataattatgacttagtatgccATAATTTCGACCAtttatgtcatgattatgatttACCagggctttttttttcttcttatgtggctgaaatgggcttccatataAACCTGTGTCAGATTAATGTGAAACTTAAAGTATTgttgaatttaaatattgttggcttttatcaaataaattgttcatgctttcatgtaAAGGCTTGTTTGCACTGCCCCAACAAACTCCAGCAGTTCAAATGAACATCacgttttgtttatttaaacataGCCTACCAGTCAGAGTTTCCACATAAAgataaaaggaaaagaaaatataaagtaaatatGAATATGCTTTCAGTAACGTTAATAccatttttcagccatttgtctGGTTTTGGAGTGACGGATCAAAGTTTGAGTACAGTGACTGGCACAGTGGTGAGCCAAATAATGGTGCAAAAGCTGAAAGATGCGTGGAGATGGGCTATGGAGGTAATATATAGCCTACACATGTTGTTTATATATTAAACCTGTtttatcatctttttttttattttttttttttaccaaatgtGATTTCAAACCTTGCCCATTTCATTACACGTTTATGTCTATGGATTCCTGATTGCACTAAAGCATATTTTGCCATGTCATTTTCTGAATATCGTGACTTTCAATTTCCACAGATGAGAATCGCTGGAATGATGCACGCTGTGAAAACCGTCTCCCTTTCGTCTGTTACAAAAGGGCTAGGATTGACTTTTAATCCTAATTTTGATTGATAAACTAATTTCTCATGTCTGTCCATAAATTGCTGATTGTAACAGACATACTTTTCCCTTTGAATTTTAATATCCAtttgtgcaaaaataaaatttaagcaACAAATGtacatctttctttttttcccgaCTCTTTCTTTTTATACACTGACTGAGCATctacaaaatgaacaaaatttgaTGTTACAACATCTACCAGTAGAGGGTACTGCTAACCTGCCATTTACTTTTTGTAATGCATTTATTCATGCCAAACAATTTCCAGGAAATGATcaagcaacaacaaaacacacataAAAGTGCAACAAAAACCATGAgccagagaaaaacatttatatgaGGTACAACATTGAGAGtaatttttcaacatttattttgttttttatgcctTTCACAACccttatgttttatgttttactcATATTTTTATGCCTTATGCCCCCCCTCCCAATATTACAGTCTAAATTAACAATGTAGCCTACTGAATACAAGATGTGTGTtgtaataaagaaaaatattgaAAGGTTTACAAATTTTTCAGAGAAAGAGCATTTTTTCCCTCAACACTTTGAATATAAACCTTCCATTTACTGAGTCCATAACCTTTCCGGCCAAAGCTTGACTGACTCCTTGATATTGACTTTAATATCTTAGGCCTCTTTAGCTAAACCAACCATTATTGTAAAGGctgttttaattgtttaaaagtaCATCAATTAAGCAAACAATCCTGGCCAGAATTTGTCACTGGTTGTTTAACACTCCAGTGCTTATTGAGCTCAGAGTCTGCTGTGAATGATCAACCCAAAACAAGTATTCAGAAAGCTGtataaaaaatctaaatgtcATGCACTATTATGCGCactatgtgtgtttttgtgacctCGTaggcttttgtttttattcacaagggtgtgtgtttgtgtgtgtgtgtgtgtctgcattgTGCATTGTAATGACACTGAGGCTTGTTGACTGAGAGTACCAGGCTGTCCCACTCATATTTTCCAACTTGGACAGCATTCAAAAGTTGCCTCAATGCTTCCTTTGGTTTGGTCTGGAATTACCATTGTAATTTATAGTTGAAAAATGAATTGGTTTTTAGCTCTTCCAAAACACAGATCCATCCTTTCAGTATTATCATTAATGGAAAGATGGTTGAAAGGGTGGGCATTTCAGATACCTTGGTATTACATTGGATGAGCATCTTAAATTTAATCAGCATATTTTAGGTATTTATATGTGTTGTCAACAGAGACTCACAGTTATCTGTAAACTTAAACACTTATCTGTTCAGCCTCGTCTTCTCCTTCTCATTATCGAAGCATCATTGAGTATATGTAATCCATATGTAATCATATGTAATCCTAAATGATCAGACCATCCACTCCATCAGTATTTCATTCCCCTTCCTTCTGGTATAGATTATGTGCAGAAAGGCCAACTACAGTAGGAGTTTTGTTCCTGTAACTATAAGGGCCTAAAGTAATACGTTATATCTACACCATAAAattttggcaacagattacaagcaatattattaattaaattcaacaaatagaattgagttagaatcaATCAAATTGATTCCCTaaatgtcaaccatttaaaacgaGTAAAATTgaagtaaaatttaaacaaaaatatctgaataaaagATGTCAGAGATGAATTAAGAACTCTTTATTTTcagattattatttataataaactgaagacacctgatgataacaagcagaatcactgaagggaAAAGAAACACAATAATTAACAGCGGATTAGATGTTGATTGTATTGAAAATTAATCGTTTGGTCACCACTATGGTGATcagtttgcatttagttcagtAGTTTGAttctttgctttttatgtcagtttgtggtttttgtaatggtgtttgttaattttacacattttaaatgcttGACTTTTAAGCAATTCATTTGATTAATAACTAAattcttatatgttgaatttaattcataatattgctcgtaatctgttgccacaattttattgagtagatagagcgtattactttttacaatGAGGAATCAGCCTTTATTTCATGTCCTGATTGGATTATTTCATTGTCCTGATTGCTTTGAATTGTATTGTGATATGTTTATATGTACTATgctgttgtgtttgtgttacTTACACACCCATTGTGAAGATGAATTTCTTCTTGGAGGACAAATAAACATTATCTAGTTAAAATCTACCAGCCTGAAGCAACGACTGAAACATTGTGTGTATGTTTAGCCTATAAATTATACAGTGACAAACTATTAGTTAACTATTAAAatagtttattattacagtcacCTGAATATTAAATTTCAATTCAACAGGTTATGTCGAAAAGGTATGGAACTCCCACTTGTTGCTATTTGAGGAAAGTAGGCCTACCTGACTTGTCAGAAGAGGGAGACGTTATTGTATACAATTTACTTGATCCCTAAAGATAGCAACCTTATCGTCTTATTGATATTTTGTTTGACTCTTTGTTGTACATTTCTCCATAAACCTCTGGTGTTCTTCGGTTATTTTGGACTGAAAGAAATTACATAGGCCTACACTTACATCAACATATCGTCCACAATGATGTAGTATATCCAAAAGCATTAATTATGTCTGACTAAATGGTGTATAATTTAGGCTATAGgtgaatattgtctgttttctacaaaatattaaagaagAAATATTATTGACACAAAATAGTAGACCATCGAGGATCACAAGTATGATCCCTAAGCTAAGTAATAGGAATACCCATGGGAATACCAGAAGGTTAATCGTGTACTTTTGGTGTGAGaggaggcagacacagaaaaaaaatcaaggttGAGGGAGAGCACAGAGATTATTTGCTTCAGTCGGTGAGTCTGTGCGTCCTGTCCTGTGATTGGCTACTGAGCGGCAGCCCGCGTCTGGCTCCTCCCCTACGGCATGCTGGTGTGAGTTGCTTATGTCGCTGtagtgcagagagagagagggggagagaACAGAAACGAAAAGAGACTGTGCAAAACAGCCCCCTCACCCCTCCTCTACGGGAAATGGGTCTCAGGGTGATGAGTAAGGCAAGAAGCTCATGTGTCGTTGGTGCATCTGAAGCTACACAGCTATGGAGGAAAGGTAAGACCCGAAATACAGACAGAAACATAAAGAACAGTACAGATAGGGAGGCTGGTTGTTTTGCAGTGAGGGAAAGATGCAGCAGCATCTGCGATACACCAACGCACTATGTTTCCATGGGAAGCAAGAACGGGGGTGGGGTGGAagcagaggaggaggaggagaggagatgGATGCTCACATATGCACTGTGATGGAAGATATTACTGTTGCGTTCGCAGGCTTGTCTCTTTAGATCAAGTGTTTGTGATGCATAAGCCCttcactgttcttttgaagacTGCATATGCCTCATGCAATCATACAATAtcaggtatttttttttagaatgaaagtgaatgtgttgCATCTTTATGACAGGCCTCATGTATAGCAAAACTGCTACTTCTTTAGCTCTGCATCTAATCTAATATTCTGTTGATTTCATTTGTCACAGGCTTTCAAATATGCTTAAATGTTTTTGCTGGGAGCTTCTGGTGTACTGATTTAGCATGATGTCAATATATGCTGTGCTCCTTGGCTTGAATTTAATCAGTTTaccataaaaacagaaaatgggACATTTGTCATTTGCTCTGAAATTTGCTTCACAGTATATCCATATTAGACCATAGTATTTTGTAGTTGCAcacttaaattatatatataaaatatacagtagaagtatactataaaatatataaaatacttataACCAATATAAAAtgcttatttaatatataaaaatatacttatATACTGTGAAATATATCATACTCACCCAAATTAATTGGGCTCATGATTTGTAAAGCAGAAGAAATTATGCTTCTGTCTcttagaaatgtgaaataacaaCATGTGGTTTTGAAATAGGAGGGGCACTTTCAATGATTAGGGAGCACCAGTACCTTTTTCTGAAGCAATAGAGGCACAAATCTCATGTTTTTATAGAGAGAacctttagattttttttagataaactAGGCCTATTTCCTAAAATGGACTTTCTCGACTGTATCCGTATAGTgtagtgtctgtgtgtgtatgtgtatacacacacacacacacacacacacacacacacacacatatatatatatgtatatatgtgtgttaatttaatgtttaatgttaatgCTGAAACTCAGCTCAGGTCAGGGTTTTAAACTGTGTGATGGAAGCTTCATGTCAGCTACCGCTCTGCGGCCAGGCTTTTGACTGCATCACATCTCTATAATCCCTTTTTCCAACAGTATAAGGACCGTAGTTATACTGGGTTCTCTAAGACCATGTTCAGACTACCATCAAAAATCCAATTTTATTACATATCAAGATTTTATCCATCCATATAgttttttttgaaagtctggACAGCAAAAAACCCCACATGAAATCTGTTTTAAACCACATTTGGAGCTGGAGGTCAAACCACAGTTGTCCTTTGCTTCACTTTTAATGCGACAAACAACAATAATTGCTGAATTCGGAACTGCATACTACTCTTACTATTTTCCCCACATCTTTCTATGCCAAAAATAGTTAGAGTAATATGTTAGTGTGCAGTTCCGAATTCAGCAAATGTCAAAAACCGATGATGGAAATGCCGGAAGTATTCATACAGTGTTCAAACGGTATGTCCAAATATTCCGTCATTTTCCTGTGCAGAGGAGTTCTGCACCGCAACTTGACAGGGTGCTTATTTGGAGAGTGAGATGATGCACCTCCATTTTTCCTGCATCCGTTTTGATGGCCTTGTCACATACGTGGGTACGCCTATGTCGTTTACCAAAGCAGCCCGTGCAGATTGGTTGGTTATGTCTGGAGTCTGGACACACAAATCTTATTTGATCACTTGCAATTAATAGCGTGGATAGTCTGCCTGAAAAGATATGATTTGCTTGCAGTCTGAACATAGCCTAAGTTTTGCCTTAAAATTCACAATTTCCATGAACAAAATCCAGGTCAGAGATTTTGTCCATTTTGTCCAGTGCGTTCTGTGGCAGCCTCAGTGGTGTTTAGCAGAACCAGGACACAAAACATGGAGCAGAGAACTCACTCTTCATCATTTGGGCACCTTTAGCAT from Megalobrama amblycephala isolate DHTTF-2021 linkage group LG7, ASM1881202v1, whole genome shotgun sequence harbors:
- the si:dkeyp-75b4.10 gene encoding ladderlectin; this translates as MHLGFASMWISATFILFALVLNGVVESRSEPIGRRCPTGWEKFGTQCFKFFSESKPWADAEKHCVDLGGNLASVHSDLTHTFLKNFVKKQSSRPTRSWIGAHDATKPFVWFWSDGSKFEYSDWHSGEPNNGAKAERCVEMGYGDENRWNDARCENRLPFVCYKRARIDF